ATATCCACTGTGGCAGAAGATGACCTCGTTCGATGCGAGCGGCAAAGAGAGCTTCTCGATGACACAGGAAGTCGTCGAACTCTCGAAAGCAACCCTCGACCAGGCCCTTTTCGAAGCACCGGCCGATTATCGCGAAGTTAAGTCGGCATCGGAAATGTACACGGCATCAAGCACATCCGGCGTTTCGTACAATGGACCAATCAACGGCTCCGGCAGCAGCAGCTCATCGTCTTCGGGGATGAGTTCGAGTATTCGAAACGCCGCAGATCTTCGCAACGACGCACCAACCTCGGTCGGTGCAAAGAAAGAAGGCACGGTCCGTATCGGACTCGCCGGAGTCAAGACCGGAGCGGTCGGCGAGGGCATCACGGCCGCCGATCTTAGTGCCGCTATCCAAAATTCGCTCGGTTCTTATCTCAAAGGCACCAAGGTAGAGATCGTGCCGCTCGAAGCAAAACTCGCCTCAGCTCAGGCTGACGAAGCAAAGCAGAAAGAGTGCGACTACATTTTGACCGCAACTGCTTCACACAAGAAAGGCGGCGGCGGAGGGTTTGGAGGCTTTGGCAAAATGCTCGGCTCTGTCGTGAGCCAGACCGGCATCGGAGCGACGGGCAGCACGGTCGGGAACATTGCCGGACAAATGGCAACAACTGCGATCGTCTCAGCAACGTCGCTTTCGGGAAACGTCAAGTCAAAGGACGAACTGACCCTCGACCTCGCCATCATTTCGACCGCGAACAACAGCTCGGTACTCGCCAAGCAGTTCAAAGCAAAGGCCAAATCGAACGGCGACGATATTATCTCGACGGTCGTCGAACAAGCGGCCCAAGCTATCGTCGACACAGTTGGTAAATAAACGCATGGGTGGCCGGTTTGATGTCGATCACGCCGGCCACATTGACCAAATTGGCTTTTTGGTCAATTTTTGCAAACTTCCCGCAATTATCTGCGTAAAAACATTGAGGACAATTTCGTCGCTCGATCGGGTCTCGTACCTGATCTTTCATTAAGATTGGTCTCGAACCCGCCATTTCGGCAGTCGAAGGCCTGTTCGGCCTTCCTATACATACTTAGTGAGGTAAATCATATGTTTCGAACAATCCGTAATTATCTACCGATCATCTCTCTTTCCCTGGTCATTTCAACTACTTCCCTTCTCGCGGCTCCCGTGACGCTCGAAGGTGCAAAAACAAGAACGATCCACGTCGATGCCGCCGATGACCATAGCTTCTACAACGAAGTCCTGGCCAACGGAGGCAAAGATACCTACACGCTCAGCGTGGGCACAAACAAGGAAACACGGGTCGTCATCCGCTCGGAAAAAGCGATCTCGCTCAAGGTTCAGGCTCCCGACGGCAGTTTCCGGAGCTATGCTCCGGAGAAATACTTCAGTCTTGATCTCAAGGCCGACGGCGAATACACGCTCGATCTCGAGGCGATAACGGTGTCGCTATACACGCTTGAGGTTACCCAGTGACCTTATTGTCAACTGTACTTACCTATGCGGGCCTCACGGTCCGCATTTTTTTGATACCAACGCCTGTTCCTTCTCGCCTTACATTTCAAAGAGCAGCGAACTCTCTCGCGGTTCCTAAAATTCGAAGGTGAGCAAAATGAAACGCACAATATTCAAACAGATCCTGATCTCGCTATTGCTACTCAACTTCTTGACCGGGAGTGCGGTCATCGGACAAACGACCCGGACGGTAAGAGGCAGTTCCGGTAAATGGGGAACGCCGAAAAACGGCTGTCAGGGCGGATGGAGCGGCGTTGTTAACTTTTCAAAGACGCTGAAAGATTCGCTCGAGTCCGATGAGCCCGGCATCCGCAAGGCGATGGACCGCATCAAGCACAAGACCTCGCGAAACTACGATTATGCGGCACGAACGGTCGTTGACGGCACCGCACCGCAAAACCCGGTCGTCAATTCAAAGGTCGCATTCTCCGATACGGATCTGAGTTGGGGCCAGGAAAAGGTCTTTGACACGTGCAATTCGCGAGAGAACGGGCACTGGTTCATCATCGAGGGCACCGACGACCGGCAGACTCAAGCTCAGGCCGAAGGGCCGGCTAGGTCGTTCAATCTGAGTGTCGATGAGCTCAACGGCAGCTACAGTTTTAACCTTGCCCTACCGGACGCGAAAGGCACGTTCAAACGTGAGGAACACACAACGCGCTCAGGCCATTGCCAGGCGAAGAACAATCTTCCGTACGACCGATCGACGAACGAAGCGTTCTCGATCAAAGGCGAGACTTTCTCGATCGCCGGCGAAAAGCTCAACCCGCAAAACCCCGACCACATTTCCGGAACTAAGATCTGGGGCGACGACGGAAAAGGACAGGTTCGTTCGTTCATTTATCAAGTCACCTGGCGGTTCACACGCTGCCCGCAAAAGCTGCTGATCACCGAGCTGAAATTCGAGCATCCGCAATTTCCCAACTTCGAGGACTGGAAAGCGATCGAAATGCCGCACGGCACGATCGACGGCAACAGGATCAAGGTAAAAGCAAAGGTCCTGAATATGTCAGCCGAAGATAAATACGCCGATCTCAAGATCGTGGAAACCTACAAGGGTGACAAATACAACTACTCACGCCCCGACGAACCGCTGCCTGAGCCCCAAATCTCGTTCAAGATCGACGCGGGCGAGGAACGTGAATTCGAATTCATTTGGGACAGCGATGGCCAGGCTTGGTTCGACGACGGACGTCCGCACCTTTTTCACCGCATCAAGGCCGAACTCGCCGAGGCCGGCAAGAAGAAGGACGAAAAGGAAGAGATGCTTCATATCGCACCCAAACCGGTCGTTCTCGCTCACGGAATGTACTCCGATCACAATATTTGGGATCCGCTCTATCAAAATTTGATGGGAGATCGTCACAGTTATCAGTGGAAGGCCTATCTTGTCGGCGGCAAACCGCAGCACGGGGCGATGCGGATGGGCAAGTGGAACGGGACCGACGCGAGTTTTTACTCCGTCTACGAGAATGCCGAGCAGCTCGCAAAATACGTGAAACACGCCCAGTTGGAATCGAACGCCTGGCACGTCGATATCGTGGCCCACTCGACGGGCGGACTGGTCGCCCGGCTCTATTTGCAGAAACATATGCCGGTCTTGCCGGATGCACGCCCCCTCGTCAAACATCTCATCATGCTCGGCACGCCGAATGGCGGCGTGCCCTGTATCGATGTAATGGTCGCAAAGCTCGGCATGTTCAAACATGACCAGCGTCCGCTGAAAGAACTGACCAATGACGAGATGCTTGATTTTAACAAGTACGTCGTCAACAACGGCGGTACAAAGCTCTCTGCCCTGGCCGGTAATCCTGTGCCGATCGTCTGCGGCGGGCTCGAGTGGAATGATGGCTTTGTCACCGTCAAATCGGCGACATATGGTGTCGCGGAAAACGGCGAGGCCAATGACTTCAACTATCAACTCGTCAACGCCAAGAACTTTGGCAATTTCGTCATGCCGCACCTGGTCACGGGGCCAAAGCGAACATATCCGCTTCCGGTGAGGAATGACCCGACCGACTGGCGGCGTTGGCAGGTCAACAACGGCAATTTCGGCGCAAATAGCGGTTCACGCTCAAACGGCGGCAGCGATCTGTTGACGAACGCATATTCACCTGACAATGCTTACGCCGGATTATTTGGCGACAGCGTGACGAGCCGCATTTCCGGCCCGAATGCAGCCGCTATCGAATCGCCGTTCACGGTTGTCGAGCAGACGTTTGCAAAACAGCTCAAGATCGGACCGCGTCAAACTGTCGAGATCGATATGCCTGTCGAAGCGGCACCAAATCTCGGCGTCACCTTGATCGCCGATCCCGGCGTTTCAGTTTCGCTCTTAGACCCGAACGGAACACTTGTCAGCCGTAGCCTGGCCTCGTCGCCGCTTGCGTCACAACTATTGCGAATGCTGTTTACCCTGAAACCGGTTTCGAAGTCCGTATGGAAACTTAAGATCGAAAATACGACGGACCTCGAACAGTCCTTTGCCGGATTTTCGTGGTCGCTGGAGGAACTTCCCAAATAAATAACTACGGCCTCAAGGGCCAAACCTTAATAAAGGAGAAACACAATGAAAATACGCTATCTATTCCAACTATTGATACTTACAGCCGCGGCAGCGATGTCAGGTTATGCTCAAACTGACATTAACGGCACTTGGGCGACGGGCGGAATGTCGATGATCGGCGACCGCAATACGGTCACAGGTTCGGTCACGCCGAGCAACGGCAACACGCAGAAATACCAGTTCGGGGGTGATGGGCGATTTAGCTTTGTCGGTTATCTGCAATCGACCCAATACGGCTGCACGACCGCTTTGTTCAACGACAAGCAAGGTAAATATTCCATCGAGGGCTCAACCCTTACGCTCACTCCGTCCAAAAACTTTTGGCGTCAGACCTTCAGCTGCAGCCCCGCGTCGAACAAAGAGCGCAACTACACCCTAGAACGCGAGACCTACGACATCACCACCAAGACCGACGAATACGGCAAACTATTCATCTGCCTCGCCAACGAAAAAGGCGAAACATGTTATCGAAAGGAAAAGTAAGTCAGAACCACCGGCGGCTTGCGGGGTGGGCAGTGGCGGGCGGCGGGGCGTGGTTGGGTCGTGGGATCTATGAATTGCCACTAGCTTTAGCTAGTGGTTTGCTTCCAACAGGTTCTTGGCTTTAGCCGAACATTGGGCTAAAGCCCAAGACTTCCATCTACCGTTCCACTAGCTACGGCTTTAGCACTGGCCGATCCGTGAGGCCAGAACCTAGTGGCAATTCATAGAAAAGTCCGCAGTCCGTGTAGCGGATGGCAGCATGTAGCCCCGTGGCGTGAGCCCCGGGGAAACGCGAACACATTCCACAGAGCCCGCGTTGGCACGCTCCTTAACAGTCGCGTTTCCCAGTCCACGATCCCCGGCGGCAAAGTGCCGGTCAGACGTTTGATCACTCTCGCCTGTAAGGTCGCGAATTCCCGCCAAATGCATGCTGAAATTGCGTCAGAGACCATTATCGTCACGATCTCTCTGATCAAATTCATCGCATTCGTCGGGATAATAGACACTTTCCCGCGGGGGGGCGTACATTCAATGCCTCGGCGGCAATGTGATCGCGGTAATATGTCTTTTCAAGATGTTCAACTTTATCGAGATCATCGAAATCACACTTTTCGGCCTCGGTCACTATCTTTCACAAACAGCAATATTTCAGGGGTCGAAAAGTGCCTAATGAACCGCCGAGTTCGACACCCATTCCGACACCCTAAAACACGTTTTTTGAATTGCGCAAAAATGGCGATTTTATGGCCACCGATCGTCGAGTGTGTAGTACGCACCACAATTCGAAACCGAGGTGAAAAAACACACATTTTTTATCACCCCAAAACGCGCCGCTTTAGAGCAGCAGCCGATTTTTGTATCTGGCGAGATCTCTAAAACCCGATCCGCTTTAACAGATCGTCAAACCGCGGTTCGCTGTGAAGGCCCTTCATACGGCGGCCCAATTTTGAGCGTGGGCTCGATACGGGAACTAACGGAACGGGTGAGACCCCATTTCATTCTGGGTCATACTGACTGTGAAATGGTCTAAGTAACTCAGAGCTTTGTGTATTACCGATCGAGAAAGGGCGCGATACTCGCGTTCTCGAAAACGACTGCCAGCCAAAGTTCGAAATCACGCATCTCGACCGGCATGCCGCCGCTGCAAAGACTTGAACATTTCGACTAACGCGATCGGAAGGATCACGCATCCGAGCGTGGCGATCAGA
The sequence above is a segment of the Acidobacteriota bacterium genome. Coding sequences within it:
- a CDS encoding DUF4412 domain-containing protein: MKNTILYIMSAILMVSGSALADTKVKIKQTMSGQTMENTTYIKGKRQRTEMMGGTMISLTQCDLGRDLQMNPGTKTYTVTYYDDGTSTPGAVKTGQSGPVTKGGTMTVTTTIKDTGERKQMFGFTARHIIQTIETDSSADACLPSKTKMEMDMWVIDAEFGIACTQTRQYNGNNGGKSAGCQDKIVQKTLGTGKSGYPLWQKMTSFDASGKESFSMTQEVVELSKATLDQALFEAPADYREVKSASEMYTASSTSGVSYNGPINGSGSSSSSSSGMSSSIRNAADLRNDAPTSVGAKKEGTVRIGLAGVKTGAVGEGITAADLSAAIQNSLGSYLKGTKVEIVPLEAKLASAQADEAKQKECDYILTATASHKKGGGGGFGGFGKMLGSVVSQTGIGATGSTVGNIAGQMATTAIVSATSLSGNVKSKDELTLDLAIISTANNSSVLAKQFKAKAKSNGDDIISTVVEQAAQAIVDTVGK